DNA from Paratractidigestivibacter faecalis:
AGAACCCCGACTTTGCCGAGCTTACCCGCGGCAAGTGCGGTCGCGTCTACGGCGACCTCATGGCGCTTCTGACCACGATGAAGTCGCTGCCGCTCGCGTACAACAAGGACCTCCAGGAGTGCAAGGAGGGCCCGATGGACGCCGCAAAGACGCTCTCCGACTGCATGGAGATCGCCGCCGGCATGCTCGAGACCATGACGGTCAACGCCGACGTCATGCTTGACCAGGCCCGCCGCGGCTTTACCGCCGCGACCGACGTGGCCGACTACCTGGCCAAGAAGGGCATGCCGTTCCGCGACGCCCACCGTGTGGTCGGCGAGCTCGTGCTTTATTGCGAGAAGCACGGCAAGGGCCTCGAGGACCTTACCGCCGACGAGTTCCGCGCCGCCAGCGACCTGTTCGAGGACGACATCGCCGCCGACCTTGACCCCGAGGGCATCGCCCGTGCCCGCACGACCTACGGCGGCACCGGTCACTCCGTCGTCGTCGCCCAGCTCGAGGAGGCCCGTGCCATCCTCGCCGCCGCCGAGGCCTAGCCACCAGACGCGGGGACGCTGTTAGTTACCTGGTAAAAGGGACACCCCTGGCGAGAAGTTCGCGCTTCTCGCCAGGGGTGCGATGCTCGCGTAGTCGGCGGTGGCCTCAAAGCGCCCTTCGCTTTTGGTGGAGTCCGCCACGGCCGCCGGCCACGATGGCTGGCCTACTGCAGATGATGCGCCCGCCCGTCATGTTGCAGCTTCGCAGCAACTTAACACTTAACTTCGCACTTAACATCGCAGCTGCGAAGTTGCTGTTAAGTTAAGTGTTAAGCTGATGCGAAGTTGAGCCGAACGGAGGGGCAATGAACGAGCAGTGGCTTGCGAACACCATCAATGAGCTGCGAAGAATCGGAAATGACTCTCAGCGCTTTGAGGTAAAGGAAGCAAAGCAGTCCTTGCCCAAGAGCCTTGTTGAGACCATGTCGGCCTTTTCCAACTCATCCGGCGGCTTCATCATTCTGGGAATTTCCGAAAAGAACGGATTTGCACCGGTTGAGGGCTTTGAAGCCCGGCGAATCCAAGACGCCCTTGCGAACGAGTGCGATAAGCTCACTCCGCCCGTGCGGCCACAGATCGAGGTGATTCCCTTCGAGGAGTCTCTTGTTGTATGCGCCCGGGTCAAGGAGATGCACCCGAGGGACAAGCCGTGCTACATCACCGCGCGTGGGATGTACGACTCCTCCTACGTGAGGACGGGCGACGGCGACAGGCGAATGACCTCCTATGAGGTCGACCGCTATATGGAGGAGCATCTCCAGCCCACCTACGATGACGACGCGGTCGAGGGCGCCGAGCTCGCCGATCTGGATGCGGAGCTGCTCGCCGGCTTCGTCAGGCGGCAGAAGGAACTCCACCCTCGCATCCTGGGTTCTCGCAGCGACGAGGAGGTCCTTCTCGACCTGCACGTTGTAAAGCGGCAGGGAGATGCCCTTGTGCCGACGCTTGCCGGTTTGATGGCGACGGGCTCTTTTCCGCAGAAGTTCTTTCCGAGGCTCAACGTGACGTTCACCGCATACCCTGGAACGTCAAGGACCGAGCGGGTGAACGATAGCCGGAGGTTTCTCGACAACCAGTCGATAGTTGGCTCCATCCCCGTGATGATCGAGGACGCAATCGCCGCTGTGGTGCGGAACACCAGGACCGGCGCGGTGATTGAGGGGGCGTTTCGAAGGGACGTGCCTGACTATCCGGCCACGGCGGTGCGCGAGGCGATTGCAAACGCCCTCATGCACCGAGACTACTCTCCGGAATCGCGAGGGTCACAGGTGCAGGTGAACCTCTACGTTGACCGTCTGGAGATCATCAACCCGGGTGGGCTGTATGGAGACGTGACCATAGAGTCACTCGGCACCAGTGGCGTCTCGTCTGCGCGAAACCAGTTCCTCTCCAACATTCTGGAGACGACTCCCTATCCGGCCGGCGGCTACGTGGTCGAGAACAGGGGCACCGGATATCAGGAGATTGGTGAGCAGCTCAGGCGCGCTTTGATGCCTCCCGCCCGACCTCACAACTCAACGGTTGCGTTCTCTCTGACGTTCGACCGGCGCCGAGTTGCCCCAAGCGAAAGGAAGAACGGCGCCGCCGGGGGAGTGGACGATGCGATACTTGACTACCTTGCGAAGCACTCCTCTGCATCCATGGCCGAGCTGGTTTCGGAGTCCGGCCTGTCGAGGTCGAGCATCACGAGCCATGTGAGGTCTCTGATAGAGTCGGGCTCGGTCGAGCCAATGGAACCACCAAGGAGCCCCAAGCAGCGATACAGGCTCGTCAGATAGAAACGGATGGCAACTTAACACTTAACTTCGCACTTAACATCGCAGCTGCGAAGTTGCTGTTAAGGTAAGTGTTAAGAAGCCGGTGCCGCATGCGAGCGGCACCCCAGCCCGCCGCGCTAAAATCGAAAACGTTGTGCAAAGGCATGTTGGCAGCCGCGACCTCACAGGAGGACCCACATGATCGATCGCTACACCCGTCCGGAGATGGGCCACATCTTCTCGCTCGAGAACAAGTACGCCGTCTGGCAGGAGATCGAGGTGCTGGCCTGCGAGGCGCACGCGGAGATCGGCGAGAGCGGCATCACCCGTGAGGAGGCCGCCTGGATCCGCGAGCATGCGGCCTTCAACAAGGACGAGGTGGACGCCATCGAGGCCGTGACCAACCACGACGTCATCGCCTTTCTCACCAACATGGGCTCCTACATCGACAAGGACGTGCCGGAGGGAAGCCCCAAGCCCAGCCGCTGGGTCCACTACGGCATGACCAGCTCCGACCTGGGCGACACCGCCCTGTGCTACCAGCTCGTCCAGGCCACCGACATCCTCATCGAGGACTGCAAGAGGCTCGGCGAGATCTGCAAGCGCCGCGCCTTCGAGGAGAAGGACACCCTCTGCGTGGGCCGCACCCACGGCATCCACGCCGAGCCTATGACCTTTGGCATGAAGTTCGGCAGCTGGGCCTGGGAGCTCAAGCGCGACCTCGACCGCCTGCGCGACGCCCGCAACAACGTGGCCTTTGGCGCCATCTCCGGCGCGGTGGGCACCTACTCCAGCATTGACCCGCGCGTCGAGGAGTACGTCTGCGAGCACCTGGGCCTCACGCACGACCCGCTCTCCACGCAGGTCATCTCCCGCGACCACCACGCCTACCTGGCCGGCGTCCTGGCCACCACGGCCGCCACGTGCGAGCGCATTGCCACCGAGATCCGCAACCTGCAGAAGACCGACACCCTCGAGGCCGAGGAGCCCTTCCGCAAGGGTCAGAAGGGCAGCTCCGCCATGCCCCACAAGCGCAACCCCATCACCGTCGAGAAGGTCTGCGGCCTCTCCCGCGTGGTGAAGGCCAACGCGCAGGTGGCCTTTGACAACGTGGCCCTGTGGCACGAGCGCGACATCTCGCACTCCAGCGCCGAGCGCGTCGCCCAGGCGGACAGCTTCATCGCGCTCGACCACATGTTCCAGTGTCTCATCCGCATCGTGGACGGCCTGGTGCTCTACCCGGCTCAGATGCTGGCCAACCTCAACAAGACCCGCGGCCTGATCTACTCCTCCAAGGTGCTGCTGCACCTGGTGGACACCGGCATCACGCGCGAGGACGCGTACAAGATCGTGCAGGAGAACGCCATGGCCACGTGGCGCGAGGTGCAGCAGTGCGAGTCTGGCACCACCTTCCGCCAGAAGATCGAGGCTGACCCACGCTGCGGCAAGCTCAAGCCCGCCGAGCTGGACGCCATCTTCGACCCGCGCAGCTTCCTCACGCGCACCGGCGTGGTCTTCGACCGCCTGGAGCAGCTGGAGTTCTAGCAATCGCACACCAGGCGAGAAGCGCACACTTCTTGCCGCCCAACCCCAGAGCGTACGGCGCCCGTCGCGGGAGATTCCGGCGGCGGGCGCTGGGTATACTGTGACGACACCGAAGAGAGGGGAAGCTCCACCATGCAGCACGTTGACTTCAAGCCGCGCGGCGTCTGCTCGCGCATGATCCACATCGACCTTTCCGACGACGGCAAGACCATCGAGGACGTGAACTTTGACGGAGGCTGCTCCGGCAACCTGGCCGCCATCGGCAAGCTCGTCTCCGGCCGTCCCACCGAGGAGGTGGCCCAGATTCTGAAGGGCAACACCTGCGGCCCCCGCAAGACCTCCTGCGCGGATCAGTTCTCGCAGGCGCTCCTGCAGGCCATGGAGCAGATCCAGGCCGCCGGCACCGTCCAGGCGGAGTAGGTCCGACCGGTGAGGGGCCCCAAGCTCTCAAGGCGCGGCTTCTTCAAGGCGGCGGCCACCACGGCCGCGGCCAGTGCCGCCGTGACCATTCTCTCCGGCTGCACCCATGGAGCGGAGAAGGGCGCGGACACCTCGTCGCCCGTCGTGGTGGACGAGGGCTCGGCGCCCAGCGTGACTGATGACTACCAGTACGACGACTCGGCGATGGCCCCGGCCCACGAGTGGTCCCTGCCCCTGGGCAACGTGCTCCACGCCGCGGAGGGCACCTGGATCCCGGTGGCAACCGCCGGCTCCTCCGCCACGCCCATGGTGGTGGCCTCCGCGCTCTCGCTTGAGTCCGGCAAGCTCCTCGAGGTGGTCTCCGCCCCCAAGGGACAGGCCACCACGACGGTCATCTACGACGTCGCCTGCTCCGACTCCGTCTACGCCTGGGTGGAGCTGGACACCACCACGCGCTCCTGGACGCTCTACGGCTCGCGCTTCTCGGCTGGTGCGCTCACGGGCGACACCAAGACCCTGTGGCAGGCCACGTCCGACTATGACCCGGCGCCCATCGCCTGCTCAGGCGAGCGCGTGCTCTGGCAGGTCCAACCCTCGCTCTCGGGCACAAAGACGGCGGAGTCCAGCTACTGCTACCTGTGGCACGCCGGCAGCGGCGACGCCACCGCAGTCGTGGAGTCCCCCGGGCGCTTTGCCACCAAGCCCAACGTGTCTGGCGACTGCGCCATCCTCACGCCGCGCGTCCGCGCGAACGAGGGTACCTACTACGGCGTCACGGCCTACTCGCTCTCCGACGACCTAGCCACCAAGATCGACCAGCTCGTCATGCCGGCCGGCGTGAAGCCCTTCCGCGCCACGCGCGTGGGGGAGCGCTTCCTGGTCTCGGTGGAGGCCAGCTACAGCACGGGAGGCCTTTTGGGCCAGATGGGCACCTACATGGGCACGGAGTCCGCGGGCTTCGTCAAGCTCAACCGAGAGCCGTCCGAGGTGGGATGCGGCAAGGGCGACAAGTTCGTCATCAAGAGCCGGTCCTCCTACTTTGTGGTAGACCTCGCCAACAAGACTTACGGCAGCCTTGACTCGGCCGACCGCTGCGTCGACTACGGCGAGTTTCCGGCCCGGGTGGGGGACTGCTCGACCTTCGTGACCTTCTCGACGGTCAAGAACGCGGACACCGGCTACCCCGATTCCGTGACGGTTCGCACCTTCCAGCTGTAAGGGTCGGACTACACCCCGCGGCTTGTGGGGTAAACTAGGGAACATCTACGGGCCTGGCCCGCCAGGCCGTGCAGTCGACATCACACAGGGAGGCCAACATGGCTTCGGATGAGAAGAAGATTCTGCTTGTTGAGGACGAGAAGGCAATCCGCGATGCCGTGGCTGCCTACCTCGAGCGCGAGGGCTACATCGTGCGCGGCGTCGGCGACGGCCAGAGCGCCGTCGAGGAGTTCGAGAAGCACTCCTTTGACCTCGTGATCCTTGACCTCATGCTGCCCAAGCTCTCCGGCGAGCGCGTCTGTCGCACCATCCGCGAGACCTCCAACGTGCCCATCATCATGCTGACCGCAAAGGGCGAGGTCGAGGACCGCATCATCGGCCTGGAGCTGGGCGCCGACGACTACCTCATCAAGCCCTTCTCGCCGCGCGAGCTCGTTGCCCGCGTGCGCGCCCTGCTGCGCCGCGCCCACACCGAGGCCGAGCCGGCCCTCGAGGTGCTGGACTTCGGCGACCTGGTGATCGACATCTCCGGCCACAAGGTCATCGTCGAGGGCACCGAGGTTGACCTCACCGCCTCCGAGTTCAAGCTCCTGACCACCCTCGCCCGCTACCCGGGCCGCGTCTACACCCGCATGGAGCTGGTGGAGAAGGTCCTGGGCTATGACTTCGAGGGCTACGAGCGCACCATTGACTCCCACGTCAAGAACCTGCGTGCCAAGCTTGGCGACGACCCGCGCAACCCGCGCTGGCTCTACACCGTCCACGGCGTGGGATATCGCTTCGAGGCTCCCGAGAAGCCCGCTGACGCCAAGTAGAACGTAGCCGAGGAGGTCCGCCTTGGCGGCCAAGTTCGTAACAGGCAGGAACGCACGCGCAGACGAGGGCTCCCAGCAGCCCTCGTCTCGCAATTCGTGGAACACCATCCAGCCGGACCCCAAGAGGTCCCAGCCCTACTCGACGAGCATGACCCTGGCCTTTGCCCTGACGGCAATCATGACCGCGGCCGTGCTCGTTGCCGTTCTGGGCATTGTGTGGGAGGGCCAGTTCAAGGCGTACACGCGCCAGAACATGCAGGCCCTGGCCAACTCCGCGGCGGAGAGCATCTCCACCGTCTACAAGCGCGAGGGCTCCTGGGACGGCACCGTCCTTGCCGAGGCCAAGAACGCCAGTGCCATGTCCTCTGACGTGGGGATCCAGGTCATTGGTCCCGACGGCCAGGTGCTCTACGACGACACGTGGGAGCACACGCGCGAGTCCGCCGGCCACGCAGACCCCGTCTCCAACGCCCCGACCGGGGCGGACTCCGCGGTGACGGCGCCCATCCTTGGCGCAAACGACAGCCAGGTGGGAACCCTGCGCCTGTGGGCCTTTGGCTCCGAGACGCTCCTCACCCGCGCGGACGCCGCCTTCCGCAGCAACTCCTACGGGGCCATTGCCGTGGCCGCCGCCATTGCGGTGGTCCTGGCCTGCGTGATCGGCTACTTCACGTCCAAGCGCCTCTCCACGCCCATCCAACGCATCACCAACACCGCGCGCCAGCTCAGGAACGGAGACCTCACCGCCCGCTCCGGCGTGCGCGGCTCCGACGAGATTGGCCAGCTGGGAGAAACCTTTGACGACATGGCCACCTCCCTTGAGCGCGACCTCAAGCTGGAGCACCGCCTGACCGGCGACGTGGCCCACGAGCTGCGCACGCCCCTCATGGCCATGCAGGCCACCGTGGAGGCCATGCAGGACGGCGTGCTCCCCGCCGACGACGAGCACTTCGAGACCGTGGCCGCCGAGGTGAGACGCCTTTCTCGCCTGGTGGACGCCATGCTCAAGCTGTCCCGCCTGGAGAACGGATCAACCGAGCTCAAGACCGAGCGCACCGACGTGGTCTATCTCATCCGCAGCCTGGTGACCTCGCAGCACCAGCTCTTCCACGAGAAGGGCCTCCACCTGCGCTTTGTTGACGAGTCTCAGTACGGAGAGCTCAACGCGGACATTGACCCGGACCTCATCCGCGAGGCTGTGGTCAACCTCATGAGCAACGCCATGCGCTACACCGACGAGGACGGCTGGGTCACGGTCACCGTGCGCCAGGACAAGTCCGACGTGCTCATTGCTGTCCAGGATACCGGCATCGGCATTGCCAAGGAGGACATCCCCCAGACGTTCAGCCGCTTCTGGCGCTCCGACGTCAGCCGCGAGCGCGTCTCCGGCGGCCTTGGCGTGGGCCTCTCGCTTACCAAGGAGATCGTGGACAAGCACAACGGCACCATCCTCGTCGAGTCCGAGCTGGGCAAGGGCACCACGTTCACCCTGCGCATCCCCCAGAACCGCGGCCGTCGCAACCTTGCCCAGGCCATCCAGGAGGGCTAGCGCCCCAACAGGCGAGAAGCCCATCCTTCCGTGGGCTTGACTCGCTCAACGGTGTAAACTAAAACCTGTATGCTTCGGCATGGCCTCGCGTCAGAGAGGCAAATTACAACGTCTTGGAAGGTGGGCTCCAGCGTGGCACAGATTGAGATGCGTCCGGATTCGCACGGCAAGGTTCGTGACATCTACGATTGCGGCGACAAGCTGCTGATGGTCGCGAGCGACCGCATCAGCGCGTTCGACTTCATCCTGCCGGACGAGATTCCCCACAAGGGAGAGATCCTGACCCGCATCTCGGCCTTCTGGTTCAACCGCTTCAAGGACCTCATGCCCAACCACATGATCTCCTGCGACGTGGCTGACCTGCCCGAGGAGTTCCAGCAGTACTCCGACTACCTGGCCGGCCGCTCCATGCTGGTCAAGAAGGCCCAGACGGTGCCCATCGAGTGCATCGTGCGCGGCTACCTCACTGGCAGCGGCAAGAAGACCTACGACCAGGACGGCACCGTGTGCGGCATCAAGCTGCCCGAGGGCCTGACCGAGGCCTCCAAGCTGCCCGAGCCCATCTTCACGCCTTCCACCAAGGCCGAGCTGGGCGACCATGACGAGAACATCTCGTTCGAGCGCTGCTGCGAGATCGTGGGCACCGACGTGGCGACGCAGCTGCGCGACGCGTCACTGGCCATCTACAAGGCTGCGGCCGAGTACGCCGCCACCCGCGGCATCATCATCGCCGACACCAAGTTTGAGTTTGGCTTCATCGACGGCCAGCTCACGCTCATTGACGAGTGCCTCACGCCTGACTCCAGCCGCTTCTGGCCGGCTGAGGGCTACCAGGAGGGTTCTGTCCAGCCGAGCTACGACAAGCAGTACGTCCGCGACTGGCTGCGTGCCAACTGGGACATGCAGGGCGATGCCCCGCACCTGCCCGCGGACGTGCTCGAGGGAACCTCCAAACGTTACCAGGAGGCCTTCCAGATCATTACCGGTACCGAGTTCACGCCCATGAAGGAGTCAAATGTCTCTGCGTAGCACCATCGACGCCGCCCGCGAGGAGGCCAAGGAGGTCGCCGCCGACCGCAGCGTCTCCAAGGAGAAGCCCGAGGAGAAGAAGGCTGGCGACAAGCCCGCCTACGATCCCATGAACCTCGGCAAGCGCACCGCCGCAAACGCCAAGCCCGTGAGCGAGGCTGGCGCGTCCGTGCGCACCGGTTCGGGCAAGTCCAAGGCCAACATTGCCACCATGAGCAAGGAGCAGAAGAAGGCCGAGAAGCAGCGCCGCCGCGAGGAGGAGGACATCCGCACCCGCGCGTACGACATCGCGCTGCGTTCCAACCCGGACTACAAGAGGACCGAGCGTGTCTGGTGGGTCCTTCTGGGCATCGGCTTTGCCATGACCATCCTGAGCCTCGTCATGGCCTACGCCTTCCCGGCCGAGGCCAGCAGCACCGACTCCATGCAGGGCATCCTCGCCATCGCGTCCCTTGTGCTCGCGTACGTCTTCATCATCGGTGGCTTTGTCTATGACCTGGTCAAGCGTCGTCCGTACCGCAAGGCCGCGGAGCGCAAGATCCAGGGCATGACCGACAAGAAGCTCGCCGAGCTCTTTGAGGCCGACCGCCAGCGTCGCATTGCCGACGAGGAGGCCCGCGCCGCCAAGAAGGGCAAGAGCAAGTAGTCACTCGTTCTGCGCGGGCGGAGTGAGTCCGTGCTAGAATATGGTTTCATGCCTTCGTAGCTCAGGGGATAGAGCACCGCTCTCCTAAAGCGGGTGTCGGCCGTTCGAATCGGCCCGGGGGCACCAGAAAGAACAGCAGGTCAGAGGGGTTGTCTCCTCTGGCCTGCTTTTGTTTTGCGGGTTGATTCTGCCTAACAATCCCAGAATCGTCCCAGAATGCCTTCGGAGGGATGTTCACGACACGAGCTTGAAGCGCTTGCTGGCGACAATCTCGCCGAACAGCTCGCCCGCCTTCTTGTCCTCCTCGTCCAGGCTGTGGGAGTAGAAGTCGTACGTCGTGGACACCTTCGAGTGCCCAAGCCTCTTCGCGACCGTGGGGACGGGGACGCCGCTGGCTATGAGAATGCTGGTCTGAGTGTGCCTGAGCTCGTGGAACCTCAGGTCACCGCATCCCAGCTCGCCCCTGTGCCCTGCCCACCAACGCGAAAAGTTCGACGTGCCGATGTGACCGCCCGTCGAGGAGCAGACAACGGGCGTCTCCGCCGTCTGCTCGATGGAAAGCCCGGCGAGGTATTGGGCTTGCCTCTCTTGCCATGTCCTCAAGTGGCCAATGGTGTCCCCGTCAACGGGGATGGAGCGAACGCCCGCGCTCGTCTTCGGGGATTTGAGGTCACCGTCCACCGTAAGGCTCTTATCGACGAGGATACGCCGACCGTCGAAATCGACCGATGCCCAGTCGAGCGCCAGAACCTCCCCACGGCGGCACCCGGTGGCGAAGGCGATGCGGACGGCGATGATTCGGGACACGCCGTCTATGCCGGCTATCCGCGTCCTCGCGTCGGTGCGGCCTCGCTCGTCCCTGCCGAGTTCCAGCGCCCCGATTCTCGCATACGCCTCCGCCTCGGCATCGTCGAGCCTCGCGGCGAGCTGCCCTGCCTCCTCGTACTCGAGGGTGTTGCGCTTGCGCTCCTCGCAGACGGGGGCGTCCACCTGCTCCATGGGGTTCCGAATCACGAGGTCGTACTTCAGGGCGAGCTTGAAGACCCCGTTCAGAACGACGTAGTACTTCTTTAGGCGCGAGCCGGTCAGAGGCTTGTCGCGCTCCTCGTTGAGCTTGTCGAACAGCTTGTCGATTGCGTAATGGTCGAGGCTCGTCAGGCGAGCATCGCCGATGTACTTGCACAGGCTCTCGAGAATCGACCGATTGTCGGACACGGTGGTCTTCGCCGGCCTGCCCGTCTCCTCGCACGCCTTCTCGCGGCGGGCCAGCCACACGCCTACGGCGAACTCCTCGAAGGTCATGCGCGAGCCGTCGTAGGAAAGCCCGCTGTTGTGCTGTTTCCTCAGCTCGTCGCGTACCTTGCGGGCGTCCGCCTTCGTGCCGTGCACCGTCCTGCTGACGCTTCGGTACCTGCCCGTCACGCTGTCCTTGCCGAACGCGACGCGAACCTCCCAGACGCCCTTGCCCTTGCTGCGAATGGAGCCGTCTCCCTTCGTCGCCCTTGCCATCATCCCCACTCCTCTCCAGACGTTCAAGCTGCGAGATTACTTGCCGTAGTATGACTGCACTGTCTTGGCTTTGTCCACTTAACGCGTTTCTACATATGACTGGTTAATATAATACCATATGGACAAATTAGATATATAGAAATACAGTTATACCAGCGGAAATAACCATTTTAAGGAGGAATAATATCATTCGATAACACATATAAGGAAGTCAATTTGATGCAAGGGGTGAATCTCGAGGCCAGCAAAAGCCTGTTCGGCGAATACGGCGACCTTCTGACGATGGAGGATTGCGCCGAGATTACCCACCAAACGACCCAGACCGTAAGGGCGCTTTGTCGCGAGAAGGTGTTGCCCAGCGCCCGCATCGGGAGAAGGCTCTACGTGCCTAAGGCTCTGCTCATCGACTACATCCAGTCTCAGATTGCGGGCGAGTAGCGATGGGCAAGGCGATGTTCAGTTCGGACGTGGTGGGTACGGACTCTTTCCTCGACTTGCCGGAGGAGGCGCAGCTTCTTTATCACCGTCTAGGGTTCGAAGGCGCGTACGGCAAGATTGTGGGAATCCGCAGAATCGCACGAGGGTTCGGGGCGAGCACCGACGCGTTGGACGCCCTCTACAAATCGGGCTACCTGTTCGACTACGGCGACGCTTGCTGGGTGCGTCACTACTGGGTAAACAACACCTTCAAAAAGCCCAACAACAACCCCGCCAAGAACATACCCGAGATAGCGTCAGGCGAAATCGGGTTCGCGGGGGAGGAGTTTAGGAGCGCATTTGTGTGCCCAAGCGTCGACAAACCTTCGAACGGCCTTACGGCAGCCTACCGGGCAGCCTACCAGGCAGGCTACACAGTAACAGGAACAGTAACAGGCCCAGCCTCGGCTACAGGAGCGGAAACAGGTTCAACGACAGAGGCATTGGCAGACTCAATTTCAAACTCAGACACAGCCGCATCAACAGGAACAGGGGAAGAGGCACGCGGAGAGGGGGACGGTTCACACCCCTGCTGTTGCCAAAAATGCGGGAGCCAAAAGGCGACCTACCGCGAAGAGGGTGGAAAGATCTTCATTCGTTGCCCCGATTGCGGCGAGTCCGAGTTTTCCTATTCCCACTGAGAGAAAGAGGTTCAATGACGGAAAGACAAACGATGAGTACCCCCGTCCCTGCCATGCTTGGCGGCGACGCAGGAGACGGGGGCGCCAGAGCCGGCGAGAACGCCGACAACGCCAAGTATAAGGCGACGCTCTTGAGGGAGCGCGAGTGGAGGCGCCTGAACCCACGTCTCTGGTCTGAGATTGAGGCATGGGCGCTCGCAGAGGCCGCTGCCGGGCGCAAGTTCGCGATGCAGACCGCTCTCGAGCGCGTCCGCTGGAAAGACTACGCGAACGACGAGGGCAACCCTACCAAGGTGCCCAACGACTTCGGAGCCATTTGGGCGCGTCTTCTCGTCGCGACGCACCCCGAGGTCAGGCCGTTCGTTACCATGCGGCCTTCCGTCTACGACGGATTTGAGGTGCGCTAGGTGACCCCGAAGAGGCGGGCATTCGCCCGCGCCCTCATAGAGGGCAACAACCCGAGCGAGGCGTACCGAATGGCCTATTCGACCGCTGGCATGAGCGCGAAGAGTGTCGCCAACGAGGCCAACAAGCTCAAGCAAGACCCTGAGATTGCCCGGATGG
Protein-coding regions in this window:
- a CDS encoding ATP-binding protein; the encoded protein is MNEQWLANTINELRRIGNDSQRFEVKEAKQSLPKSLVETMSAFSNSSGGFIILGISEKNGFAPVEGFEARRIQDALANECDKLTPPVRPQIEVIPFEESLVVCARVKEMHPRDKPCYITARGMYDSSYVRTGDGDRRMTSYEVDRYMEEHLQPTYDDDAVEGAELADLDAELLAGFVRRQKELHPRILGSRSDEEVLLDLHVVKRQGDALVPTLAGLMATGSFPQKFFPRLNVTFTAYPGTSRTERVNDSRRFLDNQSIVGSIPVMIEDAIAAVVRNTRTGAVIEGAFRRDVPDYPATAVREAIANALMHRDYSPESRGSQVQVNLYVDRLEIINPGGLYGDVTIESLGTSGVSSARNQFLSNILETTPYPAGGYVVENRGTGYQEIGEQLRRALMPPARPHNSTVAFSLTFDRRRVAPSERKNGAAGGVDDAILDYLAKHSSASMAELVSESGLSRSSITSHVRSLIESGSVEPMEPPRSPKQRYRLVR
- the purB gene encoding adenylosuccinate lyase — translated: MIDRYTRPEMGHIFSLENKYAVWQEIEVLACEAHAEIGESGITREEAAWIREHAAFNKDEVDAIEAVTNHDVIAFLTNMGSYIDKDVPEGSPKPSRWVHYGMTSSDLGDTALCYQLVQATDILIEDCKRLGEICKRRAFEEKDTLCVGRTHGIHAEPMTFGMKFGSWAWELKRDLDRLRDARNNVAFGAISGAVGTYSSIDPRVEEYVCEHLGLTHDPLSTQVISRDHHAYLAGVLATTAATCERIATEIRNLQKTDTLEAEEPFRKGQKGSSAMPHKRNPITVEKVCGLSRVVKANAQVAFDNVALWHERDISHSSAERVAQADSFIALDHMFQCLIRIVDGLVLYPAQMLANLNKTRGLIYSSKVLLHLVDTGITREDAYKIVQENAMATWREVQQCESGTTFRQKIEADPRCGKLKPAELDAIFDPRSFLTRTGVVFDRLEQLEF
- a CDS encoding TIGR03905 family TSCPD domain-containing protein encodes the protein MQHVDFKPRGVCSRMIHIDLSDDGKTIEDVNFDGGCSGNLAAIGKLVSGRPTEEVAQILKGNTCGPRKTSCADQFSQALLQAMEQIQAAGTVQAE
- a CDS encoding Tat pathway signal protein, whose amino-acid sequence is MRGPKLSRRGFFKAAATTAAASAAVTILSGCTHGAEKGADTSSPVVVDEGSAPSVTDDYQYDDSAMAPAHEWSLPLGNVLHAAEGTWIPVATAGSSATPMVVASALSLESGKLLEVVSAPKGQATTTVIYDVACSDSVYAWVELDTTTRSWTLYGSRFSAGALTGDTKTLWQATSDYDPAPIACSGERVLWQVQPSLSGTKTAESSYCYLWHAGSGDATAVVESPGRFATKPNVSGDCAILTPRVRANEGTYYGVTAYSLSDDLATKIDQLVMPAGVKPFRATRVGERFLVSVEASYSTGGLLGQMGTYMGTESAGFVKLNREPSEVGCGKGDKFVIKSRSSYFVVDLANKTYGSLDSADRCVDYGEFPARVGDCSTFVTFSTVKNADTGYPDSVTVRTFQL
- a CDS encoding response regulator transcription factor, whose amino-acid sequence is MASDEKKILLVEDEKAIRDAVAAYLEREGYIVRGVGDGQSAVEEFEKHSFDLVILDLMLPKLSGERVCRTIRETSNVPIIMLTAKGEVEDRIIGLELGADDYLIKPFSPRELVARVRALLRRAHTEAEPALEVLDFGDLVIDISGHKVIVEGTEVDLTASEFKLLTTLARYPGRVYTRMELVEKVLGYDFEGYERTIDSHVKNLRAKLGDDPRNPRWLYTVHGVGYRFEAPEKPADAK
- a CDS encoding HAMP domain-containing sensor histidine kinase, giving the protein MAAKFVTGRNARADEGSQQPSSRNSWNTIQPDPKRSQPYSTSMTLAFALTAIMTAAVLVAVLGIVWEGQFKAYTRQNMQALANSAAESISTVYKREGSWDGTVLAEAKNASAMSSDVGIQVIGPDGQVLYDDTWEHTRESAGHADPVSNAPTGADSAVTAPILGANDSQVGTLRLWAFGSETLLTRADAAFRSNSYGAIAVAAAIAVVLACVIGYFTSKRLSTPIQRITNTARQLRNGDLTARSGVRGSDEIGQLGETFDDMATSLERDLKLEHRLTGDVAHELRTPLMAMQATVEAMQDGVLPADDEHFETVAAEVRRLSRLVDAMLKLSRLENGSTELKTERTDVVYLIRSLVTSQHQLFHEKGLHLRFVDESQYGELNADIDPDLIREAVVNLMSNAMRYTDEDGWVTVTVRQDKSDVLIAVQDTGIGIAKEDIPQTFSRFWRSDVSRERVSGGLGVGLSLTKEIVDKHNGTILVESELGKGTTFTLRIPQNRGRRNLAQAIQEG
- a CDS encoding phosphoribosylaminoimidazolesuccinocarboxamide synthase, whose translation is MRPDSHGKVRDIYDCGDKLLMVASDRISAFDFILPDEIPHKGEILTRISAFWFNRFKDLMPNHMISCDVADLPEEFQQYSDYLAGRSMLVKKAQTVPIECIVRGYLTGSGKKTYDQDGTVCGIKLPEGLTEASKLPEPIFTPSTKAELGDHDENISFERCCEIVGTDVATQLRDASLAIYKAAAEYAATRGIIIADTKFEFGFIDGQLTLIDECLTPDSSRFWPAEGYQEGSVQPSYDKQYVRDWLRANWDMQGDAPHLPADVLEGTSKRYQEAFQIITGTEFTPMKESNVSA
- a CDS encoding APC family permease encodes the protein MSLRSTIDAAREEAKEVAADRSVSKEKPEEKKAGDKPAYDPMNLGKRTAANAKPVSEAGASVRTGSGKSKANIATMSKEQKKAEKQRRREEEDIRTRAYDIALRSNPDYKRTERVWWVLLGIGFAMTILSLVMAYAFPAEASSTDSMQGILAIASLVLAYVFIIGGFVYDLVKRRPYRKAAERKIQGMTDKKLAELFEADRQRRIADEEARAAKKGKSK